A single genomic interval of Selenobaculum gibii harbors:
- the flhF gene encoding flagellar biosynthesis protein FlhF codes for MRIKAFTAMTVQDAMSQVKNELGAEAVILHTRKVKKGGFLGFFAKEVVEIMAAIEDVQEVAKSKTAGNESREPIKKEKIVLQNEKTDNNIYIPNQTSINAYKAQESLKNIKLDEKTLEKSEKNTKSQQVIDDNLQNNFNKESLFDILVENDVNPKVATSIVNAIQKYDAEGKDYLPLLADYFSKKFEPTIQIKEGTEKTKIVALIGATGVGKTTTIAKIAASFVLEKGCSVALITADTYRISAVEQLKTYSDIIGVPLEIVYSALELQTAITKHMDKQLVLIDTAGRSQYNSEQLDELRSLLTASEDIEKHLVLSSTTKYKDAVDIIKQFSQCSPDRVLFTKVDETSGIGTVISVLHEFPMHLSYLTTGQSVPDDIIIADPHKLAELVLKE; via the coding sequence ATGCGAATAAAAGCTTTTACAGCGATGACTGTTCAAGATGCGATGAGCCAAGTGAAAAATGAATTAGGCGCGGAGGCTGTAATTTTACATACTCGAAAAGTAAAAAAAGGTGGATTTTTAGGTTTTTTTGCGAAAGAAGTTGTAGAAATTATGGCGGCAATTGAAGATGTTCAAGAAGTAGCAAAATCTAAAACAGCTGGAAATGAAAGTAGAGAACCAATTAAGAAGGAAAAAATTGTTCTTCAAAATGAAAAAACAGATAATAACATTTATATTCCAAATCAAACTTCAATTAATGCTTATAAAGCGCAAGAGTCTTTAAAAAATATAAAACTAGATGAAAAAACATTGGAAAAAAGCGAGAAAAATACAAAATCACAGCAGGTGATAGATGATAATTTGCAGAATAATTTCAATAAAGAATCTTTATTCGACATTTTGGTCGAAAATGATGTAAACCCTAAAGTGGCTACATCTATTGTAAACGCGATTCAAAAATATGATGCAGAAGGAAAAGATTACTTACCTCTATTAGCAGATTATTTTTCAAAAAAGTTTGAGCCAACGATTCAAATTAAAGAGGGAACTGAGAAGACAAAAATTGTTGCGTTAATTGGGGCAACTGGAGTTGGAAAAACAACGACGATTGCGAAAATTGCAGCGAGTTTCGTCTTAGAAAAGGGATGTAGTGTAGCCTTAATTACCGCTGATACATATAGAATTTCAGCGGTAGAGCAATTGAAGACATACTCCGATATTATTGGGGTACCTCTAGAAATTGTATATTCGGCCTTAGAACTTCAGACGGCAATAACAAAACATATGGATAAGCAACTTGTTTTAATTGATACAGCAGGAAGAAGTCAGTATAATAGCGAACAGTTAGATGAGTTGAGAAGTCTTTTAACAGCATCAGAAGATATCGAAAAACATCTCGTACTTAGTTCAACCACAAAATACAAAGATGCTGTGGATATTATAAAGCAATTTTCTCAATGCTCTCCGGACCGAGTTTTATTCACAAAAGTAGATGAGACTAGTGGAATTGGTACTGTTATTAGTGTTTTGCATGAATTTCCAATGCACTTATCTTATTTAACAACAGGTCAGAGTGTTCCTGATGATATTATTATTGCTGATCCCCATAAACTAGCAGAATTAGTATTGAAAGAATAG